The Oceanidesulfovibrio indonesiensis genomic sequence GAAACGCCGTGCAGCTTGTTCAGGCAGGCAAAGTCATACCCCTGCAGCAGGTTGTAGGAGAACTCGGTAAAAGAGATACCCTGATCGTCACGGTTCAGACGCTGCTTAACCGCCTCTTTGTTAATCATCTGGTTAACAGAGAAGTGCTTGCCGATATCGCGCAGGAAGGTCAGCACGTTCATGCTGCCAAACCAGTCGTAGTTGTTCGCGGCAATTGCAGCGTTATCACCACAGTCGAAGTCGAGGAAAGGTGCAACCTGTTTGCGGATCTTATCCACCCACTCCTGCACGGTATCTTCGGTATTCAGTTTACGCTCAGCGGCTTTAAAGCTCGGGTCACCAATCAGACCGGTTGCG encodes the following:
- the tyrS gene encoding tyrosine--tRNA ligase — translated: MARSNLIKQLQERGLVAQVTDEEALAERLAQGPIALYCGFDPTADSLHLGHLVPLLCLKRFQMAGHKPVALVGGATGLIGDPSFKAAERKLNTEDTVQEWVDKIRKQVAPFLDFDCGDNAAIAANNYDWFGSMNVLTFLRDIGKHFSVNQMINKEAVKQRLNRDDQGISFTEFSYNLLQGYDFACLNKLHGVS